The following proteins are encoded in a genomic region of Gossypium hirsutum isolate 1008001.06 chromosome D05, Gossypium_hirsutum_v2.1, whole genome shotgun sequence:
- the LOC107914779 gene encoding oleosin H2: MAEHRQQLRQTDDMKNFFHENGPSTSKVLTVATLLPVGGTLLLLAGLSLIGSLIGLAIAAPLFLIFSPVLVPAALLIAGSIAGFLTSGAFGITGLSSLSWIANYIRGSRSSMSQGLDPVKWPLPDTAVSMEQKIQNRSQGGGRISEGGREQEGGKSTTQEGGKSKTQEGGKSRTQEGGNKTVG; encoded by the coding sequence TTTCTTCCATGAAAATGGACCCTCAACATCAAAAGTTCTTACGGTTGCCACCCTCCTTCCTGTTGGTGGCACCCTTCTCTTGCTTGCTGGTTTGAGCCTTATTGGATCCCTCATAGGTCTTGCTATTGCCGCCCCActtttcctgattttcagcccTGTTTTGGTACCTGCTGCTCTTCTCATTGCGGGTTCCATAGCCGGATTCTTGACCTCCGGAGCATTTGGGATCACTGGACTGTCATCGCTGTCGTGGATTGCTAATTATATTCGTGGAAGCAGGAGCTCTATGTCTCAGGGGCTAGACCCAGTGAAGTGGCCCTTGCCGGACACGGCAGTGAGTATGGAGCAGAAGATCCAGAATAGGAGCCAAGGAGGAGGAAGGATCTCTGAGGGAGGCAGAGAACAGGAAGGTGGCAAGAGTACGACACAAGAAGGTGGCAAGAGTAAGACACAAGAAGGTGGCAAGAGTAGGACACAAGAAGGTGGAAACAAGACTGTGGGTTGA